Part of the Panthera uncia isolate 11264 chromosome F2, Puncia_PCG_1.0, whole genome shotgun sequence genome, CGTCAGGGGCTAGATGCTCAGGGACAAAGAGCAGCTGCAATCCACCTCACCTGGCACATGTCCCCCCACTTCCCTGCACACTCCCACTCACCCTCAGGAAGGTCTTTTACCACCACAGGCAGCTCCACCCAGATCCCGTTGATGGCAGCCCAAGAACCCATGCCAAAGAGGGCCACCAGCAGGTGGGTCAATACCAGACGGCCCAGCGGAGGTGCCGCCATTCAGCCCGAGGCTGGGTCCTTCCGAACAGGACAGGGTCACAGCCTGCTCCTCTTTCCCCACCTAGgtccaaacaaaaaacaaacaaacaaacaaacaaacacaacgcTTCAGTTCTTCTGGGACCTGATGACTTCTTCTACCTTGAAAGTTAGCAGACCCGTATTCGGGATCACAGACCAGAAACGCAGAACTGGACTCTGAAGAGGACCAGACCGCCTAGACCAGGAAAATGGGAAGgtgcccgggggtgggggctgaggatGAGACGGGCCAAACATGCCAAATAGCACGGCTAGGTGTGCgagcagagaagcagaaagcCTGCCCAAAGCGCCAACGGCCCcagaggaagatggagaaagaaagaccCGATCTGCGGGTCTGAGTAGCCCAGAACACCACCACCCTCACTCCAAAACGGACACGACTCCGGGACAGAGACACCCATTAGGCGCCGCGCACACCTCCGCGGCTTCTGCGCCCAAATGGGAGACCGAGGCTTCAGCGAGACCCAGTACCGCAGGAGTCAAGACCCGCGCGGCGAGGAGGGGCGGGCCCGGCGCCACCCCTCTCTGCATCAGGTGGGCGGCGAGGAGCCGGCCCGTGCGCAGGGGTGCGTGCGCCTCCTGATCCAGCACCTGCGCGCTCCCCGACCCGACAGCCAGTCGTCTCGCCACGCTACGAGGGCGCTGCCTCCGGCCCAGGATCGCAGCCTCGACCCAGAGCCGGTGGGACTGGGAAACGCTGCCCGGACGGAGCGAAAACTCCAACCCACCGGGCGAGGGAGAAGGAAGCCGCGGGGGCCAGCCCCCGGCATGGCCTGTCGCCGGAAGCCCCGCCCCGGAAGTCGGTGCTGAGCCGACGCGGAGGGGATTGGTCCGGGGCTCAGGCCCCGCCTTTACGCGGGCACGCTGCGCCTCCGCCCGGCGGCCTCGCCTGTTCCGCCACAGGCCCCGCCCCATCCGCTCCCCTGGGGCGGTCCGGGAGTTTGACCGGTAGCTATGGCTCCCGGCGTGGCGCGGCGGGCTCGGCGGCGGCCCCCGCGCAGCGTACGGAGCGCACGGCCGGTCGGGGTGCGGGCTCGCTCGGCGGAGGACTGGTGGTGGGACCGGCTGGCGCCGAGCGGCTCCGGTTACCATCTGCTGCAGTCGGACAGCATGCTCCTGGTGCTGCCCGGCCCTGGGCCTGCCCGCACTCGCGTGCAGAGGCGTGCAGCCCGCCGCACTCAGCGGCCAGTGCCCCCAGCGTCCCGCGCCGCGGCGGTCAAGGCTAGGCCCAGACCTGCTCCGGTTTCGGAGCCGCAGCAGGGGCCCGACCCAGGCTGGGGCGACCGCATCCCCCTGGAAATCTTGCTGCAGATTTTCGGGCTGCTGGTGGCGTCCGATGGGCCCATGCCCTTCCTCGGCAGGTACCCCAGGCCCATCGAGCGCAGCAGCATGGCTCAGGCTGACCTCTTGCCCACCGAGCGGGTGGCTGAGGCGGGGGCCGAGGGCGAAGCAATCTGAGCGTTCACACACGCAGACGAGAGAGCACAGTCTCTCACGGGGTCCAGTTTGAGCCCCGAGGGCCTGTCTTTGTGCCGAGGTGTCTGCAGCGTTGTGAGAATAAAATGGGACAGGTTCCTCCTCTTAGAAAACCCCACAGCGGCGGCTACAAAAGGCCCAGCCCCTCAGCAGAGATTTTCTCCCAGGGCTGCACGCGTGTGCCGCCGCTGGCACGAAGCTGCCTCCCAGCCTGCGCTCTGGCACACCGTGACCCTGTCGCCCCCGTTGGCTGGCCGCCTCGCCAAGAGCGGAGCCAAGGCGGAGAAGAAGCTTCTCGCTTCTCTGGAGTGGCTTATGCCCAATCGGTGAGAcgttccctcttttcttttatgCCCTCGTTTCATCTCTGTGGTTTGTACAAAGCCCCAAGCTCCTTCGTGTTTCCATATACCAAAGTGATGGGTGGGGAGGACGCCGACAGAGGGGCACCGTGGGAATACTACGCAGCTCTGCCTCTGCTGTCGGCCCAGGTTTTCACAGCTCCAGAGGCTGACCCTCATCCACTGGAAGTCCCAGGTACACCCTGTGTTGAAGGTGAGAGCTCTGGACTGCCCTACGCACCAGTCATGACACTTTGGGGTTGCCCAGTACTTCCAGGGAGTGGGTCAGGCACACGGAGCCCAATGTTGCCCCATGGGGAGGCCTGCCCGGTTCTCGTTTCCTGTTGTTTGTTTCAGTAGAGAGGTGTTAGAAGTGGGAGCACCCACGTTGGCCTGGCATGGGCAGGAAGGAGATCATAGTTGAGTCACCAAAGAGGGTTTGGTGTCAGCCactggtttctttcctttgtggACCACAGCGTGCCTTCCCCCCCAATCTCTGCCGGTGCTCTGTCTTCCCCAGCTGGTTAGCGAGTCCTGTCCTCGGCTCACCTTCCTCAAGCTTTCTGATTGCCACGGTGTGACCCCTGATACGTTGGTCATGCTAGCCAAAGCCTGCCCCCAGCTCCACAGCCTGGATATACAGCACTCCATGGTAAGCCCTATGTCCCCAGGGGCCCTGAAGAAGCCTGGGCCGAGGTGACAGGTCCCCATGTGCTGGGTTCCCAGGTGGAGTCTACAGCCGTGGTGagcttcttggaggaggcaggGCCCCGAATGTGCAAGCTGTGGCTGACTTACAGCTCCCAGACGACAGCCATCTTGGGTGCGCTGCTGGTAGGTTGGTGACAGGTAGGAGCAGAACCAGACGCTGAGCCAGGTCAGCCAGGCCACTGACCCTGTGTTCTCTTCCACCTCTGTAGGGCGGCTGCTGCCCCCAGCTCCGGGTCCTGGAGGTGAGCACTGGCATCAACCGCAACAGCACTCCTCTCCAGCTGCCTGTCGAGGCCCTGCAGAAAGGCTGCCCCCAGCTGCAGGTACCTGACACCCCTCTTCTCCCACCTgccactctccctccccacctgcagcCTAGGCCTTGCTCCAGGTGCTGCGGCTACTGAACTTGATGTGGCTGCCCAAGCCTTCCGGGCGAGTGGTGACTCCTGGCCCAGGCTTCCCCAGTCTTGAGGAGCTCTGCCTCGCCGGCTCCAGCTGCAACTTTGTAAGCAACGAAGCCCTGGGCCGCCTGCTCCACGATTCCCCTAACCTGCGCCTGCTGGATCTTCGCGGCTGTGCCCGCATCACACCTGGTGGCCTGCGTGATCTGCCATGTCAAGGTCAGTTTTCTCTGGGCAGGAGGGGTGTGGGTACCCTTGCCCACCCCACAGCTCACGGCTGCTCTTCACCTCCAGACCTGGAGCAGCTTCACCTGGGTCTTTATGGCACGTCAGACCGGCTGACTCTAGCCAAAGAGGGCAGCCATCTGTTGACCCAGAAATGGTGCCACGCTCTGCGGGAACTGGACCTGAGTGGCCAGGGCTTCAGCGAGAAGGACCTGGAGCAGGCCTTGGCCGCCTTCTCAGTCACGCCTGGGGCCTCACACCCAGCCTTGTGCTCGCTCAACCTCAGGGGCACGCGGGTCACACCGAGCACAGTCAggtcagcctcccctccctcggTCCTTGCAATCAGTACAGCTTGCCTCCCTGACAAGCCTGGTTTGCAAGCTTCAGGGATCCAAAAGGGGAGCGCATACGGACCAAGCCCCTGCTCAGGATTGACCTTAGGGACGCCAAGGGGGTACTGGGCTTGGGCCTCAGTGGCTGGGGGTGGCAAAGCCAGTCGTGGCATGGGCAGAGAGGGCTCCTTCCCCGGGCCGAGCCCTGCCAGGGCCTGGGTCTTTTGGAGCCAGTGGCTCAACTCCCCATGGCCTGCCCCGCTCCGCAGCTCTGTGATCAGCAGCTGCCCAGGCCTGCTGTACCTCAACCTGCAGTCCTGCCGCTGCCTTCCCCGGGGCCTGAAGCGGGCCTACCGAGGCCAGGAGGAAGTCCAGTGGTGCCTGGAGCAGCTGCTCACCGGCCCCCCTCCTTCCAGCTAGGCAGCTCCAGACCTCAGACCCTCAGGCAGCCTGCGGGCCCTCCACCCTTTTCCAGTTGCCACGTTTGAACGTTTTgttacaataaaacatttttaggagctctgtgtggTCCTTGGGGTGTGGTTGAGAGGACAGGCACTGTGCCCGAGGAACCAttcagggctggggggggggggagcttgtgccatgggggaggggtggtctgCCAGGGCTCCTGAGGCTGCGTGTGCTCGTGCCTTGCTGACTCACTGCTGGGCTTGAGTCTTGGACCGGGTGTGTGTATCCTGTTCTCAGGGACACTGAGATATGTTTGTGCCCGTGGTTGTGCTTGAAGCTCTGCCTGGGCAGAAGTGGCAGTGGAAAGGGGGAGGCCCTACTCAGCCATGGGGTTCAGTGTGGGGCGCCTGCCTGCAGATATCCCTGCAGCTTAGGCCTGGGACATCCAGCCACCTTGCCTTCAGGTGAGGATTGTGAACCGGGCTGCTCAGGGGGCCGCCGGTGGTGTGGGGACTGGCGGGGAAGAGCACGCTCACTTCAGGGTCGGGCTCGAGGACTCCCGGCAGAAGGGACAGTCAACAGAACAGCCCCTTCTAGAACGCGCTGTGCAGAACTTCTAGAACCCGGGCTTCGCCCAGCCTACACCAGCCTACACCACCACCTggtgtctctctcctctgctctttgTCTGAAAGCCGCTCCTTCCTGGACCGCAGCCCTGGAGCCTTTCTTCTCCCAGGTAGAAGTGCGACTGTGAGCCTCTGGGCGGTGCCAACCTCCTAGCAGCCCAGCTGACCCTCTGTGCCTACCCCAGACCCCCAAGGGCCGGGTTGGCGGCCTGCCCACCACCTCCGGCGGCAAGCGCTTCCAGCTCTGGGCCCTAGGACTGTTCTGCACCGAGCGCCACCTGGCCAAGCGCCTTAAGAACAACAGCTTCTACCCGTTCATCCAACAGCAGCCCAATGGTGCGCGCGGACCCGGAACCGAGCAGGGCGGGTGCGGGAGCCGGGGGCCTAACGTCTGAACCTGGTGGCGTAAAATCCCGGGCGGGGTTGGCGGCGGAGGGGACGGGCCTGGACCCGGGATCTGcatgggggcggggcctggagtcggaaggggcgggggcggggccgagcCCTGGGCTGGCGGCGATACAGTTTGCGCGGGGCCGGCTGCTCCGGGCGGAGCTCCGGCGCCACCCCCGCCGGCTGTCAGCGGGGACCGGCTGTCCTCACGCACCGCCACCGCGCCGCCCCCAGTCTTCGTGCTTGAGTACTACCTGGACACGCTGTGGAAGGGGACACTGCTCTTCGTCGTCTGCCTCCTCCTCGTCAGCTTCGGCCTCGTGAGCCAGGTCTGAACTCCTGGGCCCGCCCCCCCACCGCCTTCCTCCCGGGGGGCTGGACTCACCTCTCGGTGCCCCGCCCCCGGAACCCCGGGCTGCTCAGGTCCCTGTGGCTGCCGCAGGTGCAGAAGCAGGAGACTTGGGGCTTCCCCGCATGCGGCGTGGTCGTCGGCCTGTGGCTCATGATTTCGTCTTTGCCACGGCGCCGCCTGGTGCTGAACCACACGCGTGGCACGTACCACTTCTCCGTCCAGGGCCGCACCGTGTGCCAGGGCCCCATGCACCTAGTCTACGTGCGCCTGGCGCTCAGCTCCGACGGTGAAGCCCGGCGCGGCCACGGACGGTGGGCAGGGGGAAGGGTGTGCAAGAGAAACAGCTCCGGGAGTGTGGCGGGGCTGGCTAGACggcccactgccccccccccccccccccccacggtcctcaaagacacacacacccccccacacacacacacccccccccgtgcgcgccccccctccccccccccctccccccccccccccccagctctctccccaCCGGAGCTGCTATCCCCTAGAGCCTCTGGCTGAGCCGCTTGCCCCTCTCCAGCTTATGGAAGGTGCTTCTTCCAGTTGGTTCTATGCGGCCACAAGCTGGAGCCGCTGGTGCTGGTGCAGCTGTCAGAGCGCTATGAGGTGGGTCTTGCCCCAGTCCACCCTGGGGCCCCTTCCCTCCTCGGTTCCATAGGAGGCCTGCCACTGCTTAGGGTCTTCAGATGGGGCCATCTCCCAGGCAGAGTGTGAATACCACGTGGTCCTTGGCCCAGACTTTAGTGCTGGCAGCTGGTGGAGAGGTGACAGGTCCTCTCAGTCCAGGTGACAGCTCACCGCCACCCATTCCCACAGCAAATGGAATACTTGGGCCGTCATATTGCCCGGAAACTCAACATCAATTACTTTGACTGCCTGGCCAAGTCGTACAGGCACGTGGTCCGTCACTGGCCGCTGGGGGCCGCCTTCAGCCCCGGCATCGTGCAGCGCAAGACCGGCACTTATGGCCAACAGACCTTGCAGTCTGACCTGGACGTGTGATTCTGAaggcaggtgccccagcactGCCCCGGCCCCTCAGGCGTACAGTCTCCCTTTCCCTGTGATTTCCCACCTTCACTGGACCTTAGTCTTCCCCTCAATAAAGCCACCTCTTGCTTCCAGGCAAGTGTTTCCTCtcggggatggggggggcggggcggggaggcacAGCTCCGGGGGGCCTCAGGGAGCAAACCTTGGAGTTTTGAGCTGGTTGAGGGTAACCGGAGGAGCAGGGTGAGTAATGAACAGCCACCCCGCCAGGAATTTGGAGTCCTCACTGGACAGGTGTGGGACACACGGCCTCCCTTGAGCAGCAACACTCACCTGGTCCTGTCCGGGCTCGGGAGTGCAGAACAGTGAGCAGCGTGCAGGGGTCAGAATTTGACTGGTCATCCTGACTCGGTGCCTGGTCCCGTCAGCAGTGGGATGGAGCACAGCTACAGGTCCAGCCTTGTGCCCAGGGTACAGCTTGGCAGACAGCCCCCAGAGTTGCTGCTTCAGTGCTCCTGGGGAGTAAGCTGTGGAGCCCTAGACCAGAGCTCAAGCCTGCCGTGCGGGGCAGGCCCGTGTGTCCCTGGAGCTTGCCCCCCACACCTGCTGGAATACCAGTCCCATATGCCCTAATCCAGTGGGTGTTCCCACGTCCTGGGCACTGGGAGCTgctgttcaagccccacactgggggtagagtttgcttaattaaaacaaacaaaacaacaacaacaaaacccagtaTGGGCTGGGATTGGGGCCCTGTGTGACTGCCCAGGTCACACATGCTATGAAGCTGGCCCTCCCTGGAACCATGGCTCAGAGCCACTCACTGACCAACTCCTGATCCTCAAGCTGGCCAAACCCAGTGGGGCACCAGCATCCCTGCCTGTCCCCAGCAGGGTCCAGGGACTGCTGGAATTCCTTTAGGCAGCCCCAGGGAGCAATTGTTATTCATGGCACAAATGCAGGGTCCTCTTGCCCCTCTGAAGAGGGTCTAAGTTGTCTGCctacagacagacagagtgcccTGCTTTTACCAGGGGGACAGACTGGAGAGGGTGGACAGAGCTCAGCAGTGATGGGGTTGGGACAGGTTGGGGGACAATGTTATGCGGGAAGGTGACAAGTGTAGGCCATGGGGCTAGGCTGGGTGAGTGCCATGTGACTGAGCCAGACCTGGGGTGCCCAGGCTGCCTGTCCGTTTTGGATGGGTTAGAAGGGCATGCCAGTCCCTTGGGCTCTGGGAGGCTGCTCAGATCTCTCAGCCTTCAGGTTGCGGACTCAGTTTCATCTAGGAAGG contains:
- the FBXL6 gene encoding F-box/LRR-repeat protein 6 translates to MAPGVARRARRRPPRSVRSARPVGVRARSAEDWWWDRLAPSGSGYHLLQSDSMLLVLPGPGPARTRVQRRAARRTQRPVPPASRAAAVKARPRPAPVSEPQQGPDPGWGDRIPLEILLQIFGLLVASDGPMPFLGRAARVCRRWHEAASQPALWHTVTLSPPLAGRLAKSGAKAEKKLLASLEWLMPNRFSQLQRLTLIHWKSQVHPVLKLVSESCPRLTFLKLSDCHGVTPDTLVMLAKACPQLHSLDIQHSMVESTAVVSFLEEAGPRMCKLWLTYSSQTTAILGALLGGCCPQLRVLEVSTGINRNSTPLQLPVEALQKGCPQLQVLRLLNLMWLPKPSGRVVTPGPGFPSLEELCLAGSSCNFVSNEALGRLLHDSPNLRLLDLRGCARITPGGLRDLPCQDLEQLHLGLYGTSDRLTLAKEGSHLLTQKWCHALRELDLSGQGFSEKDLEQALAAFSVTPGASHPALCSLNLRGTRVTPSTVSSVISSCPGLLYLNLQSCRCLPRGLKRAYRGQEEVQWCLEQLLTGPPPSS
- the TMEM249 gene encoding cation channel sperm-associated auxiliary subunit TMEM249 is translated as LESWTGCVYPVLRDTEICLCPWLCLKLCLGRSGSGKGEALLSHGVQCGAPACRYPCSLGLGHPATLPSGEDCEPGCSGGRRWCGDWRGRARSLQGRARGLPAEGTVNRTAPSRTRCAELLEPGLRPAYTSLHHHLVSLSSALCLKAAPSWTAALEPFFSQTPKGRVGGLPTTSGGKRFQLWALGLFCTERHLAKRLKNNSFYPFIQQQPNVFVLEYYLDTLWKGTLLFVVCLLLVSFGLVSQVQKQETWGFPACGVVVGLWLMISSLPRRRLVLNHTRGTYHFSVQGRTVCQGPMHLVYVRLALSSDAYGRCFFQLVLCGHKLEPLVLVQLSERYEQMEYLGRHIARKLNINYFDCLAKSYRHVVRHWPLGAAFSPGIVQRKTGTYGQQTLQSDLDV